CTGCTCGGGATGTGGGCATACCGTAAACAAGATGCCTTTGAATGTGCGTGAATGGACTTGTCCGGAATGCGGATCAATCCATGATCGAGACATCAACGCAGCGCGTAATGTTTTGGCCGCTGGACTGGCGGTGTCAGCCCTTGGAGAATCTATAAGTCCTGTTTGCATTTAGGTGCGTCCGGGTTGGATTCGTTGAATTGGGAATCCCCTTCGTTTACGGAGGGGAGCAGTCAATTCATCAAGCTTGTCACCATTGAGTATTTTTGGTCTTCCTAGTGACACACCTTCTTCTTTAGCCCGTTTCAAACCAGATTGCGTTCGCTCGATCAAAAGATCGCGTTCGAACTCGGCCACTGCTGTGATGATGCCCATCGTCATTTTTCCTGCCGCACTGGTTAAGTCAACACCGCCAAGGGCTAAGCAGTGCAATCGTACGTTTTCTTTTTCAAGAAATTCTGCGGTTGATCTCACATCCATTGCATTACGCCCCAGACGATCAAGCTTTGTTACAACCAGGATGTCACCCGATTCCAAACGATCAACTAATTTACAAAAACCAGGCCGCTGTTTAGCGGCCACTGAGCCGCTAATATTTTCTTCAATGATCCGATTTGAGGAAATGGTGAATCCTGCGGCATTAATTTCAATGATTTGGTTTTTGGTTGTTTGGTCAAAAGTTGAAACACGGCAATAGGCAAATACACGACTCATTTTTAATCTCTTAAGGTTCTAATCTTAAATTTTGATAGAAGCGGACTATAAACTGTCCAAAATGGGTGTTCGTATGTTAACACGTGTACAAAACCAGAAAAGCTATTATTAGGACAGCTAAAAGCAGCCTGTCCGAAAACGATCGTTTTTGAACAGGGATAGATCAATGTCTAGCACAATGGAAGGGCAGTTAATGAAGGGAAGGGTTTTTTCATTCTTGGGGGTTTGAATGAGGAGAGGGCGGGTTTTAATTTCTGGTTCTAAGTTGTTTTTTCTTGTAGAGGAGGAGGGTGGCGGCTCTGTTGCAAAAAATAAAACCAGTTGTATTTTATTTTTTAAACAATTGTTTTTCAGATATCTTTTAAAGCCACTTTTCATCAAAAATTATTTTTTGCAACAGAGCCGAAATTCATACTATGAATGACGCATTACGTACCTTTGTTGGAATTTACCCTGAAAACAGAAATCTAATTATCTGATCCATTTTTAATGTTTCTGTTAACGCCATCTAAGAATCATGCATACGATACTTTCCTTTAACGATTGCTTCAAAGATTTC
This genomic window from Nitrosomonas cryotolerans ATCC 49181 contains:
- a CDS encoding recombinase family protein, with protein sequence MSRVFAYCRVSTFDQTTKNQIIEINAAGFTISSNRIIEENISGSVAAKQRPGFCKLVDRLESGDILVVTKLDRLGRNAMDVRSTAEFLEKENVRLHCLALGGVDLTSAAGKMTMGIITAVAEFERDLLIERTQSGLKRAKEEGVSLGRPKILNGDKLDELTAPLRKRRGFPIQRIQPGRT